From the genome of Longispora fulva:
GGAGTCGCTCGCCGGGAACGACTCGGCGGACGCCTCGTCGAGACCAGACTCGACGCCGTCGGTGCCCACGTAGTCCACGAGCGCGGCGCGGAAGCCGGCCTTGGAGGACTTCAGCGGGACCCGGTCCTGCGGGCGCTTCGGGCCGGCGATCGAGGGCTCGATGCTCGACAGGTCGAGCTCCAGGCGCTCCGAGTAGTTCGGCTCGGCGGCGGCGTCGTGCCAGAGGCCCTGGGCCTTCGCGTACGCCTCGACCAGCGCCGTCTCCGCCGCCGACCGACCGGTCAGCGTCAGGTACTTGATGGTCTCGTCGTCCAGCGGGAAGATCGCGACCGTCGAGCCGTACTCCGGCGACATGTTGCCGATCGTCGCCCGGTTGGCCAGCGGCACGGCGGAGACGCCCGGCCCGTAGAACTCGACGAACTTGCCGACGACGCCGTGCTTGCGCAGCATCTCGGTGATCGTGAGCACCAGGTCGGTTGCGGTGACGCCCTCGGGCAGCTCGCCGGACAGCTTGAAGCCGACGACCTTCGGGATCAGCATGCTGACCGGCTGGCCGAGCATCGCGGCCTCGGCCTCGATGCCGCCGACGCCCCAGCCGAGCACGCCCAGGCCGTTGACCATGGTGGTGTGCGAGTCGGTGCCGACGCAGGTGTCCGGGTACGCCACGCCGTCGCGGACTATGACCGTGCGGGCCAGGTGCTCGACGTTGACCTGGTGCACGATGCCGGTGCCCGGGGGGACGACCTTGAACTCGTTGAACGCGGTCTGGCCCCAGCGCAGGAACTGGTAGCGCTCGCGGTTGCGCTCGTACTCCAGCTCGACGTTGCGGGCGAAGGAGTCCGGCGCGCCGAACAGGTCGGCGATGACCGAGTGGTCGATGACCAGCTCGGCGGGGGCCAGGGGGTTGACCTTGGTCGGGTCGCCGCCCAGGTCCACCACGGCCTCGCGCATGGTGGCCAGGTCGACCACGCACGGCACGCCGGTGAAGTCCTGCATCAGCACCCGGCCCGGCGTGAACTGGATCTCCACGCTCGGCTCGGCGCTGGGGTCCCACTCGCCGAGGGCCCGGATGTGGTCGGCGGTGATGTTCGCGCCGTCCTCCGTGCGGAGGAGGTTCTCCAGCAGGATCTTCAGGCTGTAGGGCAGCCGCTCGTGACCGGCGACAGCGTCCAGCCGGTAGATGTCGTAGGCCGCGTCACCGACCTCAAGTCGGCTCTTCGCACCGAAGGTGTCGAGGCTCGCCACGTCGTACTCCTCAGTCATGGGATCTTCGTGCAGTCTCCCGCACCGACTGCTCCGTGCGGGTCTTAGGGTCCTCTTCGCTGCTGCAAACCGTACGTCCGTCTTGCTATTTTGGCAACTCCGCTCCAGACTGTGGGACATGACGCTGCATCACGTACAGCTTGCCTGCCCGCCCGGCAGCGAGGACACGCTTCGGGGGTACTACGTCGGGGTCCTCGGCTGCACCGAACTCCCCAAACCGCCCGTGCTGGCCGCCCGCGGCGGGGCGTGGTTCCGCTCGCCCGGCGGCGCTGACCTGCACCTCGGCGTCGAGGAGGACTTCCGCCCGGCCCGCAAGGCGCACCCGGCCCTGAACTGGGCGGACCTCGACGGCCTGGCCGAGACGATCACCGCGGCCGGCTACGAGGTCACGTGGGGTGACGACGAGGTGCCGGGGATGCGCCGGTTCCACACGTTCGACGTCCTCGGCAACCGCCTGGAGTTCGTCGCCACCTGAACGCCGCCGGCAGACCGCGCCGCCCGATCCGCGCCGCCCGAGCCCGATCCGGGCCGCCCGATCCGCGCCGCCGGTGCTGCGAAGCCTCGGCCGCGCCGCGCGCTTCCGGCGGCTCAGGCGACGATGTCCAGCGCCGACTGGGTCCGGGCCGGCCCCCCGGCGTCCACGTCCTCCCGCGCCTGCCGGAGCCGCCGCACCACGTCCGTCAACTGCGACTCCGTCAGCGTGTACGGCAGCCGGACGAACCGCTCCATCAGCCCGTCCACCCCGAACCGCGGCCCGGCGGCCACCCGCACCCCGCGCTGCTCGGCCGCCGCGGCCAGGGCGGTACTCACCGGCGCGTCGAGTTCCACCCACATCGACATCCCGCCTGTGGGCACCGTGAACCTCCACTCCGGACACTCGGCCCGCAGCGCCGCGACCAGCGCGTCGCGCCGGGACAGCAGGGTGGCCCGCTGGGCCGGGATGATCTCGGCGGCCCGGGCGATCAGCCGGCCGGCGACGAGCTGTTCGAGCACGGGGGAGCCCATGTCCGCGCCGACCCGCAGCGCCGCGAGCCGCTGGATCACCGGGCCGGCCGCCCGGATCCAGCCGATCCGCAGCCCGCCCCAGTAGGCCTTGCTCATGCCGCCGATCGTGACCACCCGCGCGTGCCGGTCGAACGCGGCCACCGGCGGCGGCATCGGATCCCCGGTCAGGGACAGTTCGGCGAACGTCTCGTCCACGACCAGGTCCGTGCCGGCCGGGTGGGTCGCGGCGACCAGGCGTTCCCGGGTGGTCGCGGGCATCAGGTGGCCGGTCGGGTTGTGGAAGTCCGGCAGCAGGTAGGCCACCCGGGGCCGGATCTGCCGGAGCGTCGCGATCAGCTCGTCGGCGTCCCAGCCGGTGCCGGGCAGGCCGTAGCCGGCGACCCGGGCCCGGTGCGCGGCGAGCGCGACGAGCGCGTTGGCGTACGTCGGCACCTCGACCAGTGCCGTCTCGCCCGGAGAGAGGAGCAGGCGCAGGGCCAGGTCGAACGCCTGCTGCGCCCCCGTCGTGATCATGACCTGCTCGGGGGTGGTCGGCAGGCCCCGCTCCGTGTACCGCTCCGCGACCGCCGCGCGCAGCGGGGCAAGTCCGGTCGGGGTGTATCCGGAGCCGGCCGAGTATCCCGGCAGCTCGTCGGCCGCCTCGCGCACCGCGTCGGCGAGCTGGGGCGGGGCCGGCAGCGCGGCGCAGCCCAGGTCCAGGACGTCGTCCTCGCCGGCCGGGGACCACAGGCCGCTGGTGGCGACCCGGTGGCCGTCGGGGACGCTCGTCCAGCTGCCGGCCCCCTGCCGGCTGGTGAGGAAGCCGGACTCGCGCAGCCTGCGGTACGCCGCCGTGACCGTGGTGCGGCTCGCGCCCAGCACCAGGGCCGCCTCGCGCTCGGCGGGCAGCCGCACGCCGGGCGGCACCCGGCCGTCGAGGACCAGGCGGTGCACCGCCCCGGCGAGGGCCAGGTAGTCGGCCTCGCGGCTGCGCCAGTCGCCGAGGAGGCGGGCGAACTGGGTGGCGCTGAGCATGCGTTTCAAGGCCAGTACCCCTAAATTGGCTCTTTAATTGCCTGGAAGTGGCCTTAACAATGGCATGCATGAAGGACCTCGGCAAGCGCTTCGCCCAACTGCAACTCGGCCTGATCGTGTACGGCGTCAGCATGGCCCTGATGATCCGGGCCCACCTCGGCACGATGCCGTGGGACGTGTTCCACCAGGGCGTGGCGAAGCAGACCGGACTGCCGTTCGGCCTGATCGTCGCCGGGACCGGCGCGCTCGTCCTGCTGCTGTGGATCCCGCTGCGGCAGCGCCCCGGGGTCGGCACGATCAGCAACGTGCTGGTGATCGGTTTCGTCGCCCAGCTCACCCTGAACGTGCTGCCCGAGTCGGTGCCGCTGGCGGCCAGGATCGGCATGCTGCTCGCCGGGGTGGTGCTCAACGGCCTGGCCGGTGGCCTGTACATCGGCGCCCGGCTCGGCCCCGGCCCCCGCGACGGCCTGATGACCGGGCTGGCGGCGAAGACCGGGCGGTCGATCCGGCTGATCAGGACCCTGATCGAGATCGCCGTGGTGACCAGCGGCTGGCTGCTCGGCGGCACGCTCGGCATCGGCACCCTGTTGTACGCGGTCGCGATCGGGCCGCTCGTGCAGTTCTTCCTGGCCCGGCTGACCGCACCGGTGGCCCGCGAGGTTCGTTAGCCACCGGCAGGGAGTCAAGCCACCGGTCCGGGTGGGGCGTGCCCACTCACGCCCCGCCCGGGCCGGTTCCCCGGATGGCGAGACGCGATGAGACTCCACTATGGAGGCCATGTGCCATCATGCTTGTCGATGGCCGCATCCGCGCCCGTACCGGAGGAGACGCACATGATCCGACTGACCAGAACCCTGGGCTCCCTCGCCCTCGCCGCTGGCGTCGCCGGCGCCGTGCTCGTGGGCGCCTCGCCGGCCCAGGCCACCACGCTGACGGCCTCGCAGACGTGCGAGCCGATCCGCTACAGCATGTTCTGCGAGGCGAGCGTGTCGGGCGGCACCGCGCCGTACACGATCAAGTGGTACTTCAACAACTACTACTTCCCGCAGTACGACAACCGGACCTACGTGTCCTGGGGCTGCTCCGGCAGCAACACGTCGAAGATCGTCGTGACCGACGCGGCCGGCGGGACCGTGACGAAGTCGAGCACGCGCACCTGCACGGGCGGCGCGCCCTGATCTGACATCGGGCGTCCCCGACCGGGGACGCCCGACAGATCACAAACCTCTCAGACGCTGACGGCGGACACCTGGACCGGCGCGCGCCGGTCGGGTCAGCCGAGCAGCTTGGCCAGCGTCGACTGCAACGCCGCCGGGTCGAGCTGCCCATTCGGGCTGGCCTCGTCGACGAGGGCCGGAATCGCCTGTTGGAGGGTGTCGGTCACCTGTTCCGGGGTCGCGCCGGTCTGGGCGGCGATGTCGTTGACCGTGTCCGGGCCCAGCGCCTCGGTCAGCTTCGCCGCGTCGACCGGCTGGTTCGGGCCGGTGCCGATCCAGGACTGCAGCTGGTCGCCGAGCCCGGCCGCGCCGAGCTGGCCGAGCAGGCCGGAGTTGCCGCCGGAGCCGCCGCCCAGTACCCCGCCGAGGATCTTGCCCAGGTCGACGCCGCCCCCGGAGCCGCCGCCACCCAGCATCCCGCCGAGGATGCTCCCGATGTCGATCCCGCCCGGCGCGGCCCCGGCGGGCGCCGCCCCGTTCGTCGCCGCCGCGCCGCCGAGCTTGCCGCCGATCAGCTTCGTGACCAGCGCGAGAATGATCTGCTGGGTCATCGGGTTCTTCAGGAGTTGCTGCAGGTCCATGGAATGCTCCCGGTTCGTGTGATTTACCGCCTACCGACCCTAAGGCGTGCGGCGGAGCCGGGGACGCGAAACGCCCCGGGAGCACGCTCCCGGGGCGTCGTGTCGCTGGTGCCTAGCCCGGCAGCCGGGGGCCGGCCTCGCGCTGGGCGGCCATCCACGTCTCCACCTCGGTGGCGGTCCGGGGCAGGCCGGCCGACAGGTTCACCGAGCCGTTCTCGGTGACCTGGATGTCGTCCTCGATCCGGATGCCGATCCCGCGCAGCTCGGCGGGGACCAGCTCGTCCTCCGCCTGGAAGTACAAGCCCGGCTCGACCGTGAGCACGTAGCCCGTGTCGAGCTTGCCGTCGGTGTACATCTCCTTGCTGGCGTGCGCGCAGTCGTGCACGTCGAGGCCCAGCATGTGGCCGAAGCCGTGCAGGGTCCAGCGCCGGAAGAACTGGCCGTCCTTGTCCAGGGCCTCCTCGACGGAGCCCGGCAGCACCCCGAGGTCACCGAGACCCTCGGCGAGCACCCGGTTGCAGACGTCCCGGATCTCCTTGTACTCCACGCCCGGCTTGATCGCCTCGATGCCGGCCTGCTGCGACGCGTACACGATGTCGTACACGCTGCGCTGCAGGTCCGTGAAGCGGCCGGTCACCGGCAGGGTCCGGGTGACGTCGGCGGTGTAGAGGTTGTTGTTCTCCACGCCCATGTCCATCAGCAGCAGATCGCCGGGCCGCGTCTGGCCGTTGTTGCGGGTCCAGTGCAGGATCGTGGCGTGCGCGCCGTTGCCGACGATCGAGCCGTAGCCGACGTCGTTGCCGTCGTGCCGGGCCCGGGTCGCGAACACGCCGTCGAGGAGCCGCTCCGAGACCGGCCGGTCGGCCGGCAGGATCCGGGCGACGTCCTCGAAGCCGCGCACCGTGGCGTCGATCGCGTCCTGGAGCTGGGCGATCTCCCACGCGTCCTTGACCAGACGCAGCTCGGAGAGCACCTTGGCCAGCTCGGTGTCGCGGGCGGCGTCTGTCACCAGGACCGCGCCGTCGACCAGGGCGTCGTAGCCGCGCAGCACCCGGGACTTCCCCGGGGCCAGGTCGGCCAGCGCCTTGGGCAGGTCCGCCAGGTCGGCGGTCGCCAGGCCCAGCTCGGTGGTCTTCTCCGCCAGGGTGTGCCGGCGGCCGACCCACAGCTCGCCGTGCTCGGCGTTGCGGAAGAAGGCGTCGGTGTCCTTGGGCGAGCGGGGCCGCACGTACAGCACCGCGTCGTGGCCGGTCGCCGTCGGGTGCAGGATCAGCACCGACTCGGGGTCGTGCTCGCCCGTGAGCCACATGAAGTCGCTGCCCGGGCGGAACGGGTAGGAGGTGTCGTTGGCCCGGACCTGCTCGCGGCCGGACGGGACGACCAGGTTCTCGCCGGGGAAGGCGGCGGACAGCTGGTCACGCCGGCGCGCGTGGTGCGCCGACTGGGGGAGGGCGAGCACGTTCAGGGGCGATTCCGCCCAGCCGGTCCGCATGAACTCCAGGAACTTCTCCGGGAACATCGGGTCGTGGCTGCGCTCACCCTCGGGGCGCTCTTCGGTCATCTCTTGGGCTCCTCGCGGTAGTACGGCTAGAGCCAACTTACTCCTTACGGCCCGGTAATGTTCCACCGCTTCATAACAGTTGTTCGGTAACTTTCGCCACCGTCAGCGGAGCCGGGCGTCGACGATCATCAGCAGGTCCTCGCGGACGTCCTCCAGGGACCGGTCCGGTGAGTAGACGAGCCAGTCGAGGGCCACGGCCAGCACCACCCCGAACAGGGCGGACGCCCCGAACCGGACGTCGACCCGCTTGTCGAACTCGCCGGCGTCCACCCCGCGCTGGATCACCTCGGCGATCGCGGTCACGGCCTCGTCGCGCAGGGCGTGCAGGGTGGGCTGCCACTCGCGGTTGGTGCGCCACATCTCGGCCATCAGGAGCTGCGCGAAGGGTTGGTACCGCTGGATGTAGCGCAGCTGGGCCGTCGCGACCGCGTGCACCCCGTCCGGCCCGGACAGCCCCTCGGCCGCCGCGCGCAGCTCCGTGGTCAGCGCGCCGATCCCGTGCCGGAGCAGCTCGGTGAACAGCTCCGGCTTGGAGGTGAAGTTGTAGTACACGGTGCCCTTGGCCACCCCGGCTGCCGCCGCGATCTCGTCCACGGTCGTCGAGGAGTAGCCCCGCTCGGCGATCAGCGTGATCGCCGCGTCGAACAGGCGTTGCCGGGTGTCCTCGCGTCGGCCCATGGTCGCTCTCACATCTGCAGGTCGGGGTGCAGTTTGCTCGGGGTGAGCCGCCGGGAGCGCCGCAGCACGAGGGTGGTCAGCCCCAGCGCCCCGGCCGTGAAGGCGATCAGCACAGCCACAGCCTGCCACACCGGGCCGGCCGCCCCGCCGTTGATCAGGTGCCGCAGGCCACGGACGACATAGGTCATCGGCAGGTACGGGTGCAGCGCGCGGAGGAACCCGGGCGACGTCTCGATCGGGTACGTGCCCCCCGACGACGTCAGCTGCAGCATCAGCAGCATCAGGGCCAGCACCCGGCCGGCCGCGCCCAGCTTCGCCCCGATCAGCTGGAGGATCGCGGTGAACGCGCCCACGGTCAGCACCAGCAGCCCGCCGGCAGCCCAGGGCCGTTCCAGGTTCAGCCCGAGCGCGAAGTGCAGCACGGCGAGCAGCACCGCCGCCTGCACCATCCCGACCGCGAACCCGGGCAGCCAGCCGGCCAGGGCCACCCGCCAGGCGGGCGCGCCGGAGGCCAGGTGCCGGGAGTTCACCGGCCGCAGCAGCATGTACGCGAGCATCGCGCCCACCCACAGCGCCAGCGCGATGAAGTAGGGCGAGAAGCCGACGCCGTACGTCGAGGCGGCGTTCTTCGCGCTCCGCTGCAGGGCCACCGGGTCGCCCATGATGTCGGAGCGCTGGGCGCGCGCGTCGGCGTCGTACCCGGGAATGCGCCCCTCGGCGTCGGTGAGCCCTGTGGCGAGTTTGCCGGCCCCGTCGTGCAGGGTGACCAGGCCGCCTGCCAGCTCGCCGGCCCCGCCGGACAGCGCGCCGACGCCGGAGTCGAGCTGCCGGGCGCCGGTGGACAGCCGGTACAGCCCGCCGGACAGCTCCTTCATCGCACCCGTCGCGCTGGTCACGCCGGTGTGGATCCGGTTGGCTCCGGTGGCGATCTGCTCGGACGCGGCGGCCAGGGCGTTGACCGAGGTCCGGGCGCCGGCCACGTCGTCGGCCAGGTGCGGGGCGGCCTGCTGCAACGCGCGGGCCTTCGTGGCGACGTCGCGCAGCTTCGTCTTCAGGGCCGTGAACGCCCCGGGATCGTTGTTCAGGGCCGCCTGCACGGCCTTCGCCGCGTCCACGGTCCTGTTCGCGGCGTCGAGCGCGGCCTTGTAGGTCGCGTCGGTCTTCAGCTCCGGCCGCTCCTCGCCGAGCTGGACGACGGAGCGCTGGACCTGCTGGGCCTGGGTGGTCGCGTCCGTGACCAGGTTCGGCAGCGAGTCCAGCTTGTTCGCGATCAGCTCGGCCCCGTCGGCGACGATCCCGGCCGCCGTGCCGATGTCCCCGCCGTGTTCGCGGAGGAACGGCTCGATCTGGTCGGCCGTGCCGGACAGCTTCGTGGCCAGGGCCCGGTTGCCGGCGGCGAGCTTCGTGGTGCCGTCGGCCAGCTGGCCGGTACCGGCGTTCAGCGTCACCAGCCCGGCCGTGATCTTCTGCGCACCGGAGTTCGCGCTGGCCAGGCCGTCGGCGAGCTGGGTGGAGCCGGTGTGCGCGGTGCCGAGGCCGTTGTCGAGCCTGTTCGCACCGTCGCTGAGCTTCCCGGAGCCGTCATTCAGCTGCCCGGCCCCGTTCGCCGCGTCGCCGATGCCCTTCTTCAGCTCGGTGAAACTCAACAACATCTTGTCCAGGTACTTCTTCGTCGTCTTCCCGCTCGCGCCGGCCCGGATCTCCGTGAACGCCGACCGGGCGAGCATCCCCGACAGGTAGTTCGTCGCGTCGTTCGTCACGACCCGCAGCTCACCCCGGTGCGGGGCGTTGACGGTGTCGGCCGGCGAGTTCAGCGCGGCGGAGAAGTCCTTCGGGATCGTGAACACCAGGTGGTACGTGCCGTCGTCGAGCCCCCTGGCCGCGTCGCGCGCGTCGGTGACCTTCCAACCGAACACCTGCCGGTCGATCAGCGTCTCCTGGAGGTCCGCGCCGGCGTGCACGTCCCCGGCCCGCTGGTCCTCGTTGACGATGGCCACCGGGATCCGCTTCAGCTGGCCGTACGGGTCCCAGAACGCCCACAGGTACAGCGCCCCGTACAGCAGCGGCACCAGCATCAGCACGACCATGGCCGCCCGGGTGAGCCGGGCTCGCATGAACCGGCGCAGCTCGAACCTCGCCAGCGTGAACATCACTTCTCCTTGGTGAGCGTGAGAACGGTGTCCGCCACGGGCGAGGGCTCCCGGCTGGCGGCGACGACGGCGATCCCCGAGTCGGCGACCTCGCGGAGCATCGCCCAGAACGAGGCCTGCTCGTCGGCGGTCAGCGCGGCGTCGACGTCGTCCACGACGATCAGCCGGGGCCGGCCGAGGAGCGCGAGTTCGAGGCACAGCACATGCCGCTGGAACGGTGACAGGTCCCGGGCCAGGGTCCGGTCGGTGTTGCGCTCGCCCTTGCGGCCCAGGAGCACCCGGCGCTCGCGGAAGTGCTCGCCGACGGTCAGCGCGGGCTCGGGCTCGTGCACGCCGGGGACATAGCCGAGGGCCAGGTGCTTCCAGTGCTGCTTCGGCAGGGTGAGCGTGCCGTGGTTCGTGGTGAACCGGCCGGCCAACGCCAGCAGCAGCGAACTGCGCCCGCTGGCGGCGGGCCCGGCCAGGCAGATCATCTCGCCCGGGTGCACGGCCAGCGTCACGTCCCGGAACACCCAGCCCCGCCCGGTGCGCAGGCCGAGGTTGTGCGCGGCGACGACGGGCAGCGGGGCCCGCTCGATGATCGCCTCGGCCTCCTCGACGACGTCGGCCTCCGTCGCTACCACGGGCTCGTCGGTCACGACACCACTCCTTGAACTGACCGGTCAGTACAAAAATAAAGGTAGTGAAAGGCCGCTGTTTCTGTCCAGTCGAGTGACCAGGGTCATGCGCTACCGTCGAATCACCTACGTCCCCGGGAGGGCCGAATGGGCTGGGTCGCACTGTTCTGCGGAATCGGTCTGGCGTGTCTGATCTGCGCGACCCTGAACAAGGAGATCCAGATCTGGGAGATCGTGCTGCCGTCCCCGG
Proteins encoded in this window:
- a CDS encoding glyoxalase, translated to MTLHHVQLACPPGSEDTLRGYYVGVLGCTELPKPPVLAARGGAWFRSPGGADLHLGVEEDFRPARKAHPALNWADLDGLAETITAAGYEVTWGDDEVPGMRRFHTFDVLGNRLEFVAT
- a CDS encoding YidB family protein, whose protein sequence is MDLQQLLKNPMTQQIILALVTKLIGGKLGGAAATNGAAPAGAAPGGIDIGSILGGMLGGGGSGGGVDLGKILGGVLGGGSGGNSGLLGQLGAAGLGDQLQSWIGTGPNQPVDAAKLTEALGPDTVNDIAAQTGATPEQVTDTLQQAIPALVDEASPNGQLDPAALQSTLAKLLG
- the yczR gene encoding MocR-like transcription factor YczR; amino-acid sequence: MLSATQFARLLGDWRSREADYLALAGAVHRLVLDGRVPPGVRLPAEREAALVLGASRTTVTAAYRRLRESGFLTSRQGAGSWTSVPDGHRVATSGLWSPAGEDDVLDLGCAALPAPPQLADAVREAADELPGYSAGSGYTPTGLAPLRAAVAERYTERGLPTTPEQVMITTGAQQAFDLALRLLLSPGETALVEVPTYANALVALAAHRARVAGYGLPGTGWDADELIATLRQIRPRVAYLLPDFHNPTGHLMPATTRERLVAATHPAGTDLVVDETFAELSLTGDPMPPPVAAFDRHARVVTIGGMSKAYWGGLRIGWIRAAGPVIQRLAALRVGADMGSPVLEQLVAGRLIARAAEIIPAQRATLLSRRDALVAALRAECPEWRFTVPTGGMSMWVELDAPVSTALAAAAEQRGVRVAAGPRFGVDGLMERFVRLPYTLTESQLTDVVRRLRQAREDVDAGGPARTQSALDIVA
- the yczE gene encoding membrane protein YczE, with the protein product MKDLGKRFAQLQLGLIVYGVSMALMIRAHLGTMPWDVFHQGVAKQTGLPFGLIVAGTGALVLLLWIPLRQRPGVGTISNVLVIGFVAQLTLNVLPESVPLAARIGMLLAGVVLNGLAGGLYIGARLGPGPRDGLMTGLAAKTGRSIRLIRTLIEIAVVTSGWLLGGTLGIGTLLYAVAIGPLVQFFLARLTAPVAREVR
- a CDS encoding TetR/AcrR family transcriptional regulator, coding for MGRREDTRQRLFDAAITLIAERGYSSTTVDEIAAAAGVAKGTVYYNFTSKPELFTELLRHGIGALTTELRAAAEGLSGPDGVHAVATAQLRYIQRYQPFAQLLMAEMWRTNREWQPTLHALRDEAVTAIAEVIQRGVDAGEFDKRVDVRFGASALFGVVLAVALDWLVYSPDRSLEDVREDLLMIVDARLR
- a CDS encoding aminopeptidase P family protein, producing MTEERPEGERSHDPMFPEKFLEFMRTGWAESPLNVLALPQSAHHARRRDQLSAAFPGENLVVPSGREQVRANDTSYPFRPGSDFMWLTGEHDPESVLILHPTATGHDAVLYVRPRSPKDTDAFFRNAEHGELWVGRRHTLAEKTTELGLATADLADLPKALADLAPGKSRVLRGYDALVDGAVLVTDAARDTELAKVLSELRLVKDAWEIAQLQDAIDATVRGFEDVARILPADRPVSERLLDGVFATRARHDGNDVGYGSIVGNGAHATILHWTRNNGQTRPGDLLLMDMGVENNNLYTADVTRTLPVTGRFTDLQRSVYDIVYASQQAGIEAIKPGVEYKEIRDVCNRVLAEGLGDLGVLPGSVEEALDKDGQFFRRWTLHGFGHMLGLDVHDCAHASKEMYTDGKLDTGYVLTVEPGLYFQAEDELVPAELRGIGIRIEDDIQVTENGSVNLSAGLPRTATEVETWMAAQREAGPRLPG
- a CDS encoding YhgE/Pip domain-containing protein, with amino-acid sequence MFTLARFELRRFMRARLTRAAMVVLMLVPLLYGALYLWAFWDPYGQLKRIPVAIVNEDQRAGDVHAGADLQETLIDRQVFGWKVTDARDAARGLDDGTYHLVFTIPKDFSAALNSPADTVNAPHRGELRVVTNDATNYLSGMLARSAFTEIRAGASGKTTKKYLDKMLLSFTELKKGIGDAANGAGQLNDGSGKLSDGANRLDNGLGTAHTGSTQLADGLASANSGAQKITAGLVTLNAGTGQLADGTTKLAAGNRALATKLSGTADQIEPFLREHGGDIGTAAGIVADGAELIANKLDSLPNLVTDATTQAQQVQRSVVQLGEERPELKTDATYKAALDAANRTVDAAKAVQAALNNDPGAFTALKTKLRDVATKARALQQAAPHLADDVAGARTSVNALAAASEQIATGANRIHTGVTSATGAMKELSGGLYRLSTGARQLDSGVGALSGGAGELAGGLVTLHDGAGKLATGLTDAEGRIPGYDADARAQRSDIMGDPVALQRSAKNAASTYGVGFSPYFIALALWVGAMLAYMLLRPVNSRHLASGAPAWRVALAGWLPGFAVGMVQAAVLLAVLHFALGLNLERPWAAGGLLVLTVGAFTAILQLIGAKLGAAGRVLALMLLMLQLTSSGGTYPIETSPGFLRALHPYLPMTYVVRGLRHLINGGAAGPVWQAVAVLIAFTAGALGLTTLVLRRSRRLTPSKLHPDLQM
- a CDS encoding ABC transporter ATP-binding protein; amino-acid sequence: MTDEPVVATEADVVEEAEAIIERAPLPVVAAHNLGLRTGRGWVFRDVTLAVHPGEMICLAGPAASGRSSLLLALAGRFTTNHGTLTLPKQHWKHLALGYVPGVHEPEPALTVGEHFRERRVLLGRKGERNTDRTLARDLSPFQRHVLCLELALLGRPRLIVVDDVDAALTADEQASFWAMLREVADSGIAVVAASREPSPVADTVLTLTKEK